The DNA region TCATAATGGCCATACTGGGAATTCCCAGGGTTACCACCAGCTTTTCCACCGGAGTGGTGGTCATCTGTTTTAATTTCGTTTCATTTTGGTTGGGGTTGGATATTTTATTCATTGGATTTTCCTTCTTAGTTTGGCAAAAGTCTAGCGACTATAAAAGGCTGTGTCAAATAGTGGGTTTCATTTCTTTATCAAAACATGCTAAGATTAAGGTTATCGATTTTCAACCAGGGAGTTCCCCAAAATACATGGAAAAGCAATTGTTTATCCGCCGTATCGGTACGGCTGGCAAAAAGGCCTTAAAACCTGCCTTTATCACCGCCCGGTTCCTGTTGTGCATCATGATCCCCGTTTCCTTTGCGGTGTTGATCCTGGATTTTACGGGAATACTGTATTATATCGGGCAATTTCTGGGGCCCCTGATGCGCTTTTTAGGTCTTCCCGGTGAAGCGGCCCTGGTGTTCATCAGTTCGGTGTTTGTCAACATCTACTCTGCCCTGGCGGTAATCGGGACCCTGAACCTAAGCATCCGGGAGCTGACGGTTCTGGCGGCCATGTGTTTTCTGGCCCATAACTTTTTCGTGGAATGCGTGGTGATGAAAAAAACCGGCTCATCCCTGACCAAGATGGTCTTCCTGCGTCTGTTCAGTGCCGTCCTGGCCGGCTGGGTTCTAAACCGCATACTCCCGGCGGAAATGGGAAGGCCGGTTCACGACAATCCGGTCTCCGGCACTGGTGTTGGGGTGGTGCATAGCATCGGCATTGATCTCGCCGGGCTGCCGGTGATACTCCGCGCCTGGCTTATCGAAACCCTTTTGAATGTTTTACGGATATTTTTGATTATCCTGAGCATCATGTTTGTCCAGAAGGTTCTGGACGAGTTCGGGATCATGAAACTTTTGGGCCGGGCTATGGCCCCCCTGATGGTAGTATTCGGCCTTCCTGAGCATACGGGCTATCTGTGGATAGTGGTCAATCTGGTGGGCCTGGCCTACGGGTCCGCTGTACTAATAGAAGAAGTACGCTCAGGCGCCGTTTCCAAACCCGATGCAGACCTCTTTAACCATTATGCGGGGTTGAGCCATTCCCATCTGGAGGATACCCTGCTCTTTGTCTCCATCGGGATCCCCCTGTTTTGGGCCGTCATCCCCCGGCTCGTCCTGGGCATCCTGGCGGTTTGGATCGAGCGGCTTCGCCGTTTCCTGGTGATGCGCTCCTACCGGGTAAGGGTAGGGTAGGGTAGGGAAAGGCCCCTGGAGCCTTTGTCAAAAACCTGCGTTGCTGCGGAATAGCAAGCCCGTAATCATACAAAGCCTTTTTTAATTACTACGGCGCCACCCGCTTCCGGTCCCGGGGAAAGAGGCTCGCTTCCTTTACGCTGGTCAGCCCCAGCACCTTCTGAGTAAGCCGCTCGCAGCCTATAGCAAAGCCCCCGTGGGGAGGGCAGCCGTATTTGAGGAGCTCCAGGTAGCCCCCCATGTCCTCCGTTTTCAGGCCGAACCGGGGCAAAGCTTCCAGAAAGGCCTGGTAGTCGTGGTGGCGGCGGCTTCCGGAAGTGATCTCCAGACCCCGGAAAATAGCGTCAAAGCTCATGGTGGAGCTGGCCTTACCGTCACCCAAGTCCAGGGGGTAAGTGTAGAAGGGACGGTGCCGCCGGGGGAAC from Treponema primitia ZAS-2 includes:
- a CDS encoding nucleoside recognition domain-containing protein, which translates into the protein MEKQLFIRRIGTAGKKALKPAFITARFLLCIMIPVSFAVLILDFTGILYYIGQFLGPLMRFLGLPGEAALVFISSVFVNIYSALAVIGTLNLSIRELTVLAAMCFLAHNFFVECVVMKKTGSSLTKMVFLRLFSAVLAGWVLNRILPAEMGRPVHDNPVSGTGVGVVHSIGIDLAGLPVILRAWLIETLLNVLRIFLIILSIMFVQKVLDEFGIMKLLGRAMAPLMVVFGLPEHTGYLWIVVNLVGLAYGSAVLIEEVRSGAVSKPDADLFNHYAGLSHSHLEDTLLFVSIGIPLFWAVIPRLVLGILAVWIERLRRFLVMRSYRVRVG